Genomic DNA from candidate division TA06 bacterium:
TCGTACTTCGTACTTCCTGAAGTTATCTCAGCAGCACCATTTTCTTGGTCGAAGTATAACCGGGCGTAACAATCTTATAGAAGTAGATTCCAGAACTCAATCTGCCCGCATCCCAAGCTGCCTCGTGAACACCCGCATTCTTGTTCCCGTCAACAAGGACCTCCACGAGCCTGCCGGTCGCATCGTAAACCAGAACTCTCACGTGAGCAGCTCCAGATAGTTCGTATCGTATTACCGTCCGCTTGGCAAAAGGATTTGGTACATTCTGAGCCAGCGAGAACCGATCCGGCCTCACCGACTTCGGGCCGTCTTCCTCCACCCCTACCAGGAGCATCTCTGCCGGCGCCGCCCAGTATCTTATGGGATTCAGAGTCACTGAACCCTCCGGTGCTGTGCCCACTGCACCACCAGCATCTTTGTCCTCTACAAAACAAATGTGTAGGGTGTCGTTTACCATCTCGGCCAGGGTTGCGTAGTCTTCAGAATCGCAGTTGCCTGCACTGCAGTCTTTGGACGAAGTATTGGACATGTTCACAGCCTTAGACCATGTGGCTCCTCCATCAGTTGAATATGATCCGAATATGTCGTAGTTCGGATAGCCCATGGCAGAGGTATCGCCCCACGGATTTCCTGCGAAGATGCAATACAGGTAACCTGTGGTTGTATCTATGCCAATTGAGGCATGGTCTGAGTGCATCCTCCAGGCACCAGCTGTATAGGTCGAGTGCCACCCTATTAGTGTGTCGAAGCACACAACGGTTCTACCAGTAGCTTTTGACCAATGTTCTATGTAAGACGCGTAATAGAAAGAGGTGTCGCCAACAACGTACCGAAGCGGATAAACGAGGTGGAGGCTGTCGTCGTTGTCATAAACACCGTTCACATCACAGTATGCCCTCGTAGTATCAGCCGGAATGAAGTTGGTAATATTGTTTTTTGCGGTCCAGTCCCAAGTCGCGCCGTAGTCGGTGGATTCTACGTAGTAGACGTCATTGTTTATCTGTCCGGTCGCCCAGCCAACGTTGTAGGTATATGCAATGCAGACCTTGCCTGACTGCCAGGACGTGGTCACATCGTAACTCAGGTCGTATAGAGTATCAAAAGAGGTCCAACTGTCCCAGTTCGTGCCGTCATCGGTAGACCTTGAGTAATACACAATATGGGAATCCCCCGGATTAGGTGCAATCTGGCTCGAAACAACATGAATGTTGTCCTGGGCGTCCACCGCTCCATGGGGCCAGATCACCGTCGTTGCTTCAAGCGGGGGCATCGTAATCGTGTCTATCAGAACCTGCTGAAAAGAGCCAAGCCTGGGAATAATGTCAACGGCACAGGCTGCGACAAAGTACATGCTCGGGGCGCCAGGCGGCATCCTAACATGATAGAAGGCTACTCCCCTTCCGTCTGAAAGAACGTCAAAAGTGATATAGCCCGACCTTATTGATTGCCCCGGGTCAATCTGTATACCGGAGGTGTCCGACCCTGCTGAAGGCCACCAGTCTGAATTGTTGTACTGGACATGCCTTATCACGTGGCCACTATCCCAGGCCTTTGTCCATACTGCCTGAGCGGCCTGGTCAACGTCTAACTGAATCATTCTATTGAGTGAGGAATTGTGTTGAGCATCATAGTATGTGTCACCAATTCTCTGACCTGGCGAAACGAGTGTTATCCCGCCTGCATACACCGGAGCACGGATCGGCTCATCACCTCTGAGCCTTGCGAAAACCTTCCTGTCCATGGTAACAGTCATCTTCCCCGAAGCGAACACGCACGCGGCCAATCCCACAACAACCAGGAACAAAACACACTTCTTCAACATCCGTTTGCCTCCCTTTTCTTGGGGCTACAAAGTTTCTCGAAAACCTTTTCTATCTCCAGCTCCTGCGCTTTCACCTCCTTTCAGCAGTCTCTAGAATGGCTTGTGCATCATTCATTCAACCAATCCAGAATATTCTTGATCGTGGTGGCCAAAGGCTCACCAGTCGATCCGTCTACTTCAATCCTGTACAGCGGAAAGGAAGCTGCTGCTGCTCTAAACTCCCCGCTTTCGTGCTCGAACTGAAACATGACTGGCCGACCTTCCATGGCCGAGTCGCCCGACACGGAGTGATATCCGTATAGAGCGTCCTTGGGGATATTCTTGATGAAGCATACCTGGACGTTGGGTATGCCCGGGTTGAAAATATTCTTTGCTGCATCCACCAAAAGAGTATCAAAACCGGCGAATTGCGGGAACGCACTGATGAAGTCATTGCCGGTTGTGGCCACCAATGAATCTACACCTAGGTGGCCATCCTGGAAGCCGCTCGTCAAACTTGACAGGGCCTGGTATCCACCTATTAACAGCCTACCCCCCACATCAAGATATTCCTCAAGGATCGAGGCCTCGGGTAGACTCGGCACGTTCCAGTCATCAGTGTGAAGAAGAACGATCCTGTATTGTCCAATAGTATCATGCGGAATAACGGCTGACTCGTCCGAATTGTCAATGCTCTCATAGCCACCCCAGCCAGCATTATCCAGGATAAGCGCATAGAAGCTGTCCACCATTGCGTCGCTAGGAAGAGAAGGGCTCGGATTGGAGAGCCGATCAGAGGTTTCATCGATAACTAGAAGCCGTTTACTCAAGGTCGGCACAGACACATAGATGGCCCTTGGGGCACAGCTTGAATCGATCGCCATGGCATCATCCATCGCCCTCAAGAAGAACGCGTGCCAGCCCGTTGTTCTCAGTGCAGGGTCATCGTTCCCCGTGAAATATTTCTCCCTCGCCTCATCCCATTCCGACCACGCACCACCATCCCATTTCCAAGAGAATTTGGGAAGGAATACCTCATCTGAGTCTTCTGTGCTCCACTTGAAATAAATGCCATACCACGTGGCAATCGTGTCTGAGATTACGAAGAGCGTCGTGGAATCTTCAGGACCTTCTTCGATAACCGTATTCACGGGAGGGATATTAGTAACACGAAACACCCTCCGCCCAATAGAGTCCGAGATCGTTACATCGGTGTCATTATCCATTGCTCTCACATAAAAGATATGGGTAAATTCAGTGTCCGGTAGGGGCGCGGCAAAAGCGATTGTGTCTTCGGTGCCCATCCCGGAGTCCACCCATAGAGTATTCCATGTGGAAGTATCATCAATAGCCCACTGATAGGCTATGATATATCCGTCGGGATCCGCACCGTACCAGTATACAATTGGAGCGTGGGGCAACTGCGAGCTGTCAGGGGGGACATTGACCAGATAGATGCGGGGCCACTGATTCTCAATGATTACATCGGGTGGAGGGGTAATCCTGCATCCAAACATGACGAACACAACCGAGACTACTCCAAGAACAAGAGCCGTAAGAATTGCTTTTCGCATTACTCTCCTCCCTCAATTAGAAGCTCATCCCCAGCGAGGCTCTATGCATCTGGGTAACGAATCCGAAATCACTGTAGCCATAATCAAAACCCAGACCTATGGAACCAACCTTGAACTTGAAGCCCACTCCTGCTGACCAGGTTTCGGCATCATAGTTGAACTTGTAGCCAGCTCTCAAGAAGAGCATGTCACTGAACGAATATTCACCGCCGACGATGGCCTGCTCTTCATTGTGATTCGGGTGGCTTCCCTCAAAATCCACAACAAGCCTGTGAGGAAGCTCATCATAGGGCACCGCAGAAATGCCAACCTTGAAGTTCATGGGCAGAGGAAAACTTTCCCTTATGTATTCCATGTCAGGGCCGAAGTTTGAGATGCACATCCCTATTTTCAGGCTCTTATACTGTGTATCGTATAAGGTGCCAACATCTCCAGCGATCGTCATCAGCTCTTCCCGCTCAGCAAAGCTTCTTATGACTTTTAGATTGATGCCGGTTGAGAACTTCTCAGTCAGTCTCTTGCTGTAGGTGATCTGACCCGCGTAGTCCGTATAGGTGAAGTATCTACCCGTCCAGTTTCCCTCGGCTCCTCCCTTAGTCGGAACCGTCTCCTTCATTGCGTCCATCCACAGAACAGTCGCGCTCACGCCTATCACGCCCATCAGTGGAGAGATAGGATGCACATATGCGAGGTAGTCATGTTTTATGTCCGCTGGATAGTTGGTATGTGTGGCCACAAACTGCTTGCTGTTCAGCCATGCCACCCCGGCAGGGTTGTAGTACAGGGCAGAGGCATCGTTAGCGATGGCGACAAAAGCACCTCCCATACCCGCCACTCGCGCACTGGGTGCTATGTCCAGAAACACCATGCCTGCTGTTCCCACTTTCGACTGACCCAGCACCGAAATGGGAAGACATAACAAGACCAATGTGATAACGAATGTTCTCCTCATACCGTCCCCCTTAATATTTCAGATCTATGATGTAAGATCTAACATCAAAAACTCAGTACCTGAGAATCCCTTTCGTTCGCCCTCCTACCACCATCACGAAAATCGAAAATAGAAGATCGAAAATCGAAAATTCAACGTTCTCCGTACGTCGACATTCTCACATCTAGATTGCTTCGCTAGCCCTGAGCCTGTCGAAGGGTCACGCGACGCTCTCCCTCGACTTCTCTCGGGATTAAACATACCCCGTTCGCAGTTTGCAAGTTTCATTTACTTGAGTATAAGGAATTTCCCCACCTGTGTTCTACCGTTGGGTTCTTCCACACTGAACAGATAAAGACCAGAAACAATCGCCTCCACGTCTCTGCTGATTAGATTCCATGACTCCGCACTCGCAGCCCTGCCACTCGCCATATTGGCGGACGCATGGTGCTTAAGTGTCCTCACCAGGTCACCATTAAGACTGTAAATCCTGATTGTGCACTCAGGAGGAAGATTTATGAAATCTATCCGCCGGGTGTGTTCGCTCCAGCCTGCCCCTTCCCAGTCCTCCCACTTCATACCTGCGTAGTCCTCGTCTATCCTGTAAGGATTGGGGACAACCTGGACCTTGTTCTTGCCAACAAACTGCCCGGGCTCGGGAGAAGGGGTGACTCTTTTGTAATTTGACAGCGGAGATGTTTCTAAAGAAGCCAGGACATCTCCGTACCCGGGTGGATAGCCCTTGTCAAATGCTGTCACAGCGTAGAACCTGGGATAGTAGTTGAGCATCGGTCCATCAACGTACACGTATGTCGTCTCACCACCCTCTACTTCAATTGAGTCCGGCATCCCTCTGTTCCAGAACAGAGGTATTGTCCCGCTGGTGTCAAAGTCAATCCTGTCAAACTCAGCAAGGAGCGTGAATTCTCCCAGGCGGCCAGTTTCACTCCTGTACACCCTGTAACCTTCGAAATAGTCTGTATCATAGGGTGCAGGGATGAATTTATTTTCGTAAACTTCAGAATGCTTGCCCCACCTGATGATCACTTTTTGATCCTCAGTCTCTAGTGTCATCATTGGAGAAGGCGGTGGAGGAGGTCCTTCGAAGTCCGGCGCACCGTCGCCAGAAATGTAGAGTGTCTCGCTGCCTGTAATCGTAAAGTCACCGGCATATCCATTGCTGTCCGTGTCAACGCCCGGATTGTCATACACTGTGTATGCCCAGCTTGCGTTTATGGCCAGGTCATCAAAGCTCCACTCACACCACGGGTTGCCGTTATGAAAATGCTCTCCACCAATGTATGCGAGAATCATCACCAGGGTATCTCCAGCGGGCAGATCATTGGGACCAAAGGAGAGAAGATAGCGCGTGTCGTTTATGCTGTCGATTCCTGCAGGATATACAAGAGAATTACAGACCTGGTCAGGATCGAAGTAGCCATTACTCATTATTCTGTACTTCGCGTTGTCTCCCATGGGCGTCCCATCTACATCATCTGGGTCTTCAGTGTGGTACGGACCCCAGTCTAGATTATCATCAGAATCAGAAAACCACCAGTTGAAGGATATCTGTTCTGGCGGAGGATACACTACTCTCGTCCCCGTGACACCATTCGCTGGGCCTACGTCACCACAAGAGGCCTCTGGGTGGATTCCATCATCGTCTGCAAGCCAGGCTACTGTTATATAGTCTGCAGGAGATTGATACTTGGGTGTGCCTGCGACATCCGTCGAATCATAGCTCTGCGTCTGCTCATTCCAGAGGTAAAGCGTGGTTCCAGGAGCCCATAGCGTATCAGACTCGTCTCTCCACACTCTAAACCCGGTTATGTCATCCTGAGCTGACGCCTGCCTGCACGGATAGTAGTCCGTCACGGGAGTAACATCGCCGTCTATGTAAAGCGCAATATAGATATCTCTTATGGTCTTTCCATCTCCCCGAATATTCTCAATCCAGAATTTCATCAATATGAAATCCTGAGCGTAGTCATACGACCAGGAGTAGGTCTGCTGTGTGACCTTTATGCCCATAGGTTGGTGGTCTGGTGGAACGTAGGGGCTGCCCACTGTATCGGTATAGACAGCAATCAGATCCTCCTCGCTTATCGCAGGGCCGTACTTCAAAAATAGTGGGTCGCTGCTGTCGGCCGGGTCCCAGTAGAATTGAGATGCGGGGTTAATCGATCTCTCCATTATGGTATCATTGTCAGTGTTTCCGGGAAACATCTCATTCTCGTGCAACCACCCATCTGCCCCAACTGAAACGAGCGTATCATCATCGATCACTCCACCTATCCACAGCGCGCCCTGAAACAGATAGTCCTGGTGGGAGTTTGCAGGAAACTCGCAAGACCATTCATACGGTTCATATTCTCCCGCATTCCCGAAGAAACCCCAGTTGCTCAGTACAAGCCTTATGTTCCCCCACATGTGCGATCTGACCTCAGTCTTCGGGTTCTGGAGGATATTTCCGCGCCTAGCGGGTTCTCCATCAGCCATTGCTCCCCAGGCAGAGCTGCTAAACAAGACAGCCAGCCCCAGGGCAAACAATAGCACAAACAACCGCCTGCTCATATCTTCCTCCATCTTTGGTGTGCTCAACCCTCTTTGAGAATGAAATTGACCGGGAAGCTCACCCAGACTCTTACAGGTTTGTCCCTCTGTTTTGCCGGTCTGAACCTCCACTGCCTAGCGGCTGTTATCGCAGACTGGTCAAGAGCCGGATGAAGTGACTTTAAGAGCTGGACGTC
This window encodes:
- a CDS encoding T9SS type A sorting domain-containing protein, whose protein sequence is MLKKCVLFLVVVGLAACVFASGKMTVTMDRKVFARLRGDEPIRAPVYAGGITLVSPGQRIGDTYYDAQHNSSLNRMIQLDVDQAAQAVWTKAWDSGHVIRHVQYNNSDWWPSAGSDTSGIQIDPGQSIRSGYITFDVLSDGRGVAFYHVRMPPGAPSMYFVAACAVDIIPRLGSFQQVLIDTITMPPLEATTVIWPHGAVDAQDNIHVVSSQIAPNPGDSHIVYYSRSTDDGTNWDSWTSFDTLYDLSYDVTTSWQSGKVCIAYTYNVGWATGQINNDVYYVESTDYGATWDWTAKNNITNFIPADTTRAYCDVNGVYDNDDSLHLVYPLRYVVGDTSFYYASYIEHWSKATGRTVVCFDTLIGWHSTYTAGAWRMHSDHASIGIDTTTGYLYCIFAGNPWGDTSAMGYPNYDIFGSYSTDGGATWSKAVNMSNTSSKDCSAGNCDSEDYATLAEMVNDTLHICFVEDKDAGGAVGTAPEGSVTLNPIRYWAAPAEMLLVGVEEDGPKSVRPDRFSLAQNVPNPFAKRTVIRYELSGAAHVRVLVYDATGRLVEVLVDGNKNAGVHEAAWDAGRLSSGIYFYKIVTPGYTSTKKMVLLR
- a CDS encoding PorV/PorQ family protein — protein: MRRTFVITLVLLCLPISVLGQSKVGTAGMVFLDIAPSARVAGMGGAFVAIANDASALYYNPAGVAWLNSKQFVATHTNYPADIKHDYLAYVHPISPLMGVIGVSATVLWMDAMKETVPTKGGAEGNWTGRYFTYTDYAGQITYSKRLTEKFSTGINLKVIRSFAEREELMTIAGDVGTLYDTQYKSLKIGMCISNFGPDMEYIRESFPLPMNFKVGISAVPYDELPHRLVVDFEGSHPNHNEEQAIVGGEYSFSDMLFLRAGYKFNYDAETWSAGVGFKFKVGSIGLGFDYGYSDFGFVTQMHRASLGMSF